One window of the Allosaccharopolyspora coralli genome contains the following:
- a CDS encoding DUF1707 SHOCT-like domain-containing protein: MAEYDDRAARCWSAKTRSDLDVLTNDLPELTDGEPPARAEEASSSVETSDSDRRGTWAGLIPPVVMALGVLLLGSYVATSDDGASVFGERVVSAADGSVQVGVLFGSATVVVPNGTQVVQEGLLMFGGVDCLAACTGQGEREVVVDARGAFGSVDILTQQEIEDGVDLDDDDEG; encoded by the coding sequence CTGGCCGAGTACGACGACCGCGCGGCGCGGTGCTGGTCCGCGAAGACCCGCAGTGACCTCGACGTGCTGACGAACGATCTGCCCGAGCTGACCGACGGTGAACCTCCGGCGCGAGCGGAGGAGGCCTCTTCGTCGGTGGAGACGTCGGATTCGGATCGGCGAGGCACGTGGGCGGGACTGATTCCTCCTGTCGTGATGGCGCTGGGTGTCCTTCTGCTGGGCAGTTACGTCGCGACCTCCGACGACGGCGCGTCGGTCTTCGGTGAACGGGTCGTCTCGGCGGCGGACGGGTCGGTCCAAGTCGGCGTCCTGTTCGGTTCCGCGACGGTGGTGGTGCCGAACGGTACGCAGGTGGTGCAGGAAGGCCTGCTGATGTTCGGCGGTGTGGATTGCCTCGCCGCGTGCACCGGACAGGGCGAACGCGAGGTCGTCGTCGACGCTCGGGGTGCCTTCGGCAGCGTCGACATCCTCACCCAGCAGGAGATCGAGGACGGGGTCGACCTCGATGACGACGACGAGGGCTGA